The following proteins are encoded in a genomic region of Bacillota bacterium:
- a CDS encoding CPBP family intramembrane metalloprotease, producing the protein MTEKKYPFKTISVYCLIFYISWTLYELYGSSAIGNMLGNEWISQIVKSGLIKNLVWTLPAWLLARHYQPVMYVKAKEMFRSKLHWQKYLPIYAAFVVYLGVGDFIINGSVAISPEFNATQLITVLFVGITEEMVFRGWLLNATITEKRKWSAILINAAMFLLIHFPRWFYDGIFITSFTSLGFISILALSVIFSWTFIKSKNLLLPITLHMLWDLLMFLLY; encoded by the coding sequence ATGACGGAAAAAAAGTACCCATTTAAGACAATTAGCGTTTACTGTTTGATTTTCTATATTTCCTGGACTCTATATGAGTTGTATGGAAGCTCGGCAATTGGAAATATGCTGGGGAATGAATGGATATCGCAAATTGTAAAGAGCGGTTTAATCAAAAATTTAGTTTGGACGCTTCCGGCATGGCTGCTAGCAAGACATTATCAACCGGTAATGTACGTGAAGGCAAAAGAAATGTTTCGCTCGAAACTCCATTGGCAAAAGTACCTGCCGATTTACGCCGCTTTTGTTGTTTACCTTGGCGTGGGAGATTTTATTATAAATGGCTCCGTTGCTATAAGTCCGGAGTTTAATGCAACTCAGCTTATCACTGTCCTTTTTGTCGGAATTACAGAAGAAATGGTATTTCGAGGATGGCTGTTAAACGCAACAATAACCGAAAAACGAAAATGGAGCGCTATACTAATAAATGCTGCCATGTTTTTGCTGATTCACTTTCCACGATGGTTTTACGATGGTATTTTCATTACATCCTTTACAAGTTTGGGGTTCATATCAATCCTTGCATTGAGTGTTATATTCAGTTGGACATTTATTAAAAGCAAAAATTTGCTTTTGCCTATTACTTTGCATATGTTATGGGATTTATTAATGTTTCTATTATATTAA
- a CDS encoding YsnF/AvaK domain-containing protein, which translates to MENGFELKKEQLDIINNFISHGKVVIHRDTYLKDEMFTLPVQYEDLVIERETNGKMETLRLPISTEVYDHMKKKKILYDVDVYKSILTETQHIPIDLKKEEMRVEYNTDKISFT; encoded by the coding sequence ATGGAAAACGGATTTGAACTCAAAAAAGAGCAGCTCGACATCATAAATAATTTTATCAGCCACGGCAAAGTAGTTATTCACAGGGATACTTATCTGAAAGACGAGATGTTTACGCTGCCTGTTCAGTATGAAGACCTTGTGATTGAGCGGGAAACGAATGGCAAAATGGAAACGCTCCGGCTTCCTATCAGCACCGAGGTCTATGACCATATGAAAAAAAAGAAAATCCTTTATGACGTCGACGTCTATAAGAGCATTCTGACCGAAACGCAGCATATCCCCATCGATTTGAAAAAGGAAGAGATGCGGGTCGAGTACAATACCGACAAAATATCCTTTACGTAA
- a CDS encoding YsnF/AvaK domain-containing protein, whose translation MGLFFDDVKKSKKKVTDENKIQLKKEELDIAKHLDKVGDVELSKDIVTERQIVDVPVTHEEVVIDRKAVDHKLSDEPIGHEEKIHIPVSEERVDVGKHTVIVGEVNARKQAVEEDRHIDESIRREEARVHTDGDPNIVRDELDKDEPDKDKGFF comes from the coding sequence ATGGGTTTATTTTTTGATGATGTTAAAAAATCAAAAAAGAAGGTCACAGACGAAAATAAAATTCAGCTCAAAAAGGAAGAACTCGACATTGCCAAGCATCTCGACAAGGTTGGAGATGTGGAGTTGAGTAAGGATATTGTGACAGAGCGCCAGATTGTCGACGTTCCCGTTACGCATGAAGAAGTTGTAATAGACAGGAAAGCAGTTGATCACAAGCTCAGCGACGAACCCATTGGACACGAGGAAAAGATTCATATTCCCGTGTCAGAAGAGCGCGTCGACGTAGGTAAACACACCGTCATTGTCGGTGAGGTAAATGCGCGCAAGCAAGCCGTCGAGGAAGATCGCCATATAGATGAATCAATCAGGCGCGAAGAAGCCAGGGTTCACACGGACGGCGACCCTAACATCGTACGGGATGAGCTTGACAAGGATGAACCGGACAAGGACAAAGGATTCTTTTAA
- a CDS encoding MBL fold metallo-hydrolase: MNKLNKPVITNETIKAMEDMSFFTHSLIFDDILIVAQKETNCFVLKTNDGLIIIDAIWPAKEAFDAIVAAIEDVGWNPNAIKKLVLTHGHVDHTGCGKWFVEQYNADTYLSKVDDIFWQERPAKPERSETWKDYNIDHYLLDGDTITLGEKTLYVYSTPGHTPGCMSYIFPVKENGDNHMAALWGGTTPPRTKAEVRQYMKSLDYFVDAAMLKNVDVALSNHTAIDNGLERIEYSRKRYSYMPNIYIIGSDGFQKYCQVFRTLSKEMLERL; encoded by the coding sequence ATGAATAAATTAAATAAACCAGTCATAACAAATGAGACCATTAAAGCAATGGAGGACATGTCCTTTTTTACCCATTCGCTAATTTTTGATGACATACTTATTGTTGCCCAAAAAGAAACAAACTGCTTTGTATTGAAAACGAATGATGGGTTGATTATCATTGATGCCATTTGGCCTGCAAAAGAAGCATTTGATGCAATAGTAGCCGCCATAGAGGATGTAGGATGGAATCCCAATGCGATCAAAAAACTGGTTTTGACGCATGGTCACGTTGATCATACAGGATGCGGAAAGTGGTTTGTTGAACAATACAATGCTGACACGTACCTCTCAAAAGTAGATGATATTTTCTGGCAGGAACGTCCAGCAAAACCAGAACGGTCAGAAACATGGAAAGACTACAATATTGACCATTATCTTCTGGATGGAGATACAATAACATTAGGTGAAAAGACGTTATACGTCTACAGCACACCCGGTCATACGCCGGGATGCATGAGTTATATATTCCCCGTAAAAGAAAACGGAGATAATCATATGGCAGCCTTGTGGGGAGGAACTACACCTCCGAGGACAAAGGCCGAAGTGAGACAATACATGAAATCATTGGATTACTTCGTTGACGCGGCAATGTTGAAAAATGTAGATGTGGCTTTAAGTAATCACACGGCAATAGACAATGGCCTGGAACGTATTGAATACTCCAGAAAACGCTATTCCTATATGCCTAATATCTATATAATCGGATCGGATGGATTTCAAAAATACTGTCAGGTCTTTCGGACATTGAGCAAAGAAATGTTGGAAAGATTATGA
- a CDS encoding MarR family transcriptional regulator, with amino-acid sequence MRKDILTEPLLERVYQISHRIVRLNEKYDEKFFHRIKRLSKIEISALSLLCNNPQMIMRDISEQLQVSKSTMTGVVDKLEELGFLQRVINKNDRRSYALEVTEEGKLAQEEHLKSEREAYLHIIEAMRACDVPDNYLDQTEKILEYFESHSV; translated from the coding sequence ATGCGAAAAGACATCCTCACTGAGCCCCTTTTGGAGCGGGTATACCAAATTTCACACCGGATAGTAAGATTGAATGAGAAATACGATGAAAAATTCTTTCATAGAATCAAGAGACTTTCCAAAATTGAAATATCTGCTTTGAGCCTGCTTTGCAATAATCCGCAGATGATTATGCGCGATATCAGTGAACAACTTCAGGTATCAAAAAGCACCATGACTGGCGTTGTCGATAAGCTGGAAGAACTGGGGTTTTTACAGCGTGTCATCAACAAAAATGACCGCCGATCCTATGCACTTGAGGTTACGGAAGAAGGAAAGCTCGCGCAGGAGGAACATTTGAAATCTGAAAGGGAAGCTTATCTTCATATAATTGAAGCTATGCGTGCATGCGATGTGCCAGACAACTACCTTGATCAAACCGAAAAAATCCTTGAATATTTTGAAAGCCACTCAGTTTAG
- a CDS encoding L-2-amino-thiazoline-4-carboxylic acid hydrolase, with product MKGNFDMTSIKSSEDPASRFAKLTAELYYFLAEVLIEDLGEEKGKAAIRQALKKFGEKRVSDMKKEAKERALPLESPQTYFAVRDMPSNGWENAPGNPMTITECPMFDIWENFGEKGMDLGALYCEIDHILFGGFGLALSRPQCKTNGDRVCDFQLQMKEGQNSDGDK from the coding sequence ATGAAAGGAAACTTTGACATGACATCCATTAAAAGTTCAGAAGATCCGGCCTCTCGTTTCGCAAAGCTGACAGCGGAACTATATTATTTTCTTGCGGAGGTACTTATAGAAGATCTTGGTGAAGAAAAAGGAAAGGCGGCCATACGGCAGGCTCTGAAAAAATTCGGTGAAAAAAGAGTTTCCGACATGAAAAAAGAGGCAAAAGAGCGGGCACTGCCGCTCGAAAGCCCGCAGACCTATTTCGCGGTGCGGGATATGCCGTCAAACGGATGGGAAAACGCCCCTGGGAATCCAATGACGATCACAGAATGCCCGATGTTTGATATCTGGGAGAACTTTGGTGAAAAAGGTATGGATCTTGGCGCACTGTACTGTGAGATCGACCATATCCTGTTTGGCGGCTTTGGTTTGGCGCTCAGCCGCCCACAATGCAAAACAAATGGCGACCGCGTTTGTGATTTTCAGCTGCAAATGAAAGAAGGGCAAAACAGCGATGGAGATAAATAA